The Gordonia terrae genome contains the following window.
GCAGCCCTGGCCACCGGCGGCCACACCACCGCCGGCAGCACCATCAGCGTCGTCGCCTGGAGCTCAAGCGTCGCAATCGAATACACCCCCACCGAGGCCTCCGGTCACCGCCCAACCACAGGGAGTTCCCATGCACAGCGATCTGTTCGCGCCGTCCCACGCCGAGGTCACCGGGCAGGGCATCCAGAAGCAGGGCAGCAAGATGTGCCGCGTGGGGCTCGCCGGCGAGGTGATGGCCCGCAGCGGCTCGATGGTCGCGTACCAGGGCAATCTGAAATTCGAGGCGCTCGGCTCCGGAGGGCTCGGCCGGATGATGCGTCAGGCGATGACCGGCGAGGGCGTCCCGCTGATGAAGGTCACCGGGCAGGGCGACCTGTTCCTCGCCGATGCTGCGTCGGACGTGCACCTCATCGATCTCGACGGGTCCGACGGCCTCACCATCAACGGCGCCAACGTACTCGCCTTCGACTCGTCACTCTCCTACGACATCGCCCGCGTGCAGGGTGCCGGCGCGATGAGCAACGCCGGCATGTTCAACTGCGTCTTCACCGGCCGCGGGCGGATCGCCATCACCACCGACGGCACGCCGGTCGTCCTCAACGTCGACGCCGCGACCTACGCCGACCCCCAGGCCGCGGTCGCGTGGTCGTCGAGCCTGCGCACCTCGGTGAAGTCGAACGACTCGTTCAACCTCGGCACCCTCATGGGACGCAGCACCGGCGAGCGGTTCACCCTCGAGTTCTCCGGTCGGGGTTTCGTCGTCGTCCAGCCGTCGGAACTCCCGCCCGGCGGGTTCGTCGGCGGCACCGGCGGCGGGAGCGCGGCCGGCTCCGGCGCCGGCGGCATGCTGGGCGGCATCCTCGGCCGCTGACGAAGCGGAACTCGGCACGTCTCCCGAGTTTGCCGGTGCCGCCTGCTCTACTACGCTCCACCGTCGAACACCAGGAGCGAGCATGGCCCACCCCTTCTCCGATCTGCGGGGTCTGCCCCGCCGGCACCCCGACCCGCTGATACGCGAGACGCTCGACCGCATCCGGCGCTGCGGTTGGGCGGAATCCTCGGGCGCGGGCCGATCAGGATCTGGTGGCGAAAACCGCTGTCAGAAGCCATCTTTCGCTCCGAAGTCCGGGCGACGGGTATCGTCGACGCCATGCCTGAAGCATCAGCGACCGTCCTCGTCCAGCAGCCCGTCGACACCGTGTGGGAGTACAGCCTGATCCCCGACCACGTCGCAGCGCTGACTCCCGGCGTCGTCCGCGTCGAGCGGGTCACCGACGGGCCGGTCTCGGTGGGCACCGTCTGGCGGGGCCAGATGAAGGGCCTGGGCCGGGCGGTCGACTGGACCGGCGAGTTCACCAGGGTCGACGCACACACGGCCACCGAGTTCACCTCGACCGAGTCGCCGCTCGAGTTCGCCATCTCCGCGACCTTCGCGGAGGTTCGCCGCGGGGTCGAACTCACCTACCGCATCCGCAACGCGGGGATGGGCGGTGCGGTCGGCAAGGTCGCCGATGCGCTGGCGATCCGGGCCTACCAGCGATCACTCGCCGCCAACGCGAAGAAGCTGCCGCGCCTCGTCGAGGACTGGGCCGCCACCCGCTGACGACAGCGGCCCCACCTCGCGAGGCGAGGCGGGGCCGCTGTGGCAATCGGTGGCGAGGATGCGCTACGAGCGCATCGTCGCTACGAAATCCGAGGGGTGAAAGTCACCAGCTGGACTTCTGCACACCCGGCAGCTCGCCGGCGTGTGCCATGTCGCGCAGGCAGATTCGGCACAGGCCGAACTTGCGGAACACCGAGTGCGGGCGACCGCACTTGTTGCACCGGGTGTAGGCCCGCACGGCGAACTTGGGCTTCTTGTTGGCCTTGTTGACCAGAGCCTTCTTTGCCATGTCAGTTGTCCTTAACGTTGTTGTCCTTGAACGGGAAGCCCAGGGCACGCAGCAGCGCCCGGCCTTCGTCGTCCGTGGTGGCCGACGTCACGACGGTGATGTCCATACCGCGGGGCCGGTCGATGTTGTCGATGTTGATCTCGTGGAACATCGACTGCTCGTTCAGGCCGAACGTGTAGTTGCCGTTGCCGTCGAACTGACGGTCCGACAGGCCGCGGAAGTCGCGGATACGCGGGAGGGCGATGGACACGAGGCGGTCCAGGAACTCCCACATGCGGTCGCCACGGAGGGTGACGCGCGCGCCGATCGGCATGCCCTCGCGCAGCTTGAACTGTGCGATGGACTTGCGAGCGCGACGGATCTCCGGCTTCTGGCCGGTGATCTTGGCCAGATCCTCGACGGCGCCGTTGATCAGCTTCGCGTCACGGGCGGCGTCGCCGACACCCATGTTCACGACGACCTTCACGACGCCCGGGATCAGCATCACGTTGGGGTATTCGAACTCTTTGTTCAGCGTGTCCTTGATCTCCTCGCGGTAGCGAGTCTTCAGGCGCGGCTGGATCTTGTCGGCGGAGCTTGCGGAGCCGCCGTTCACAGTTTCAGTAGAGGTCATGTCAGATGTCCTTCCCGCTCTTGCGCGAGATCCGGACCTTCTTGCCCGATTCCTCGTCGACGCGGTAGCCGACGCGGGTCGGGTTGCCGTCGGAATCCACGACCATCACGTTCGAGACGTGGATCGAGGCTTCCTGGGTCACGATGCCGCCGGAGGAGGCACCGCGCTCGTTGGCCGACGCGGCGGTGTGCTTCTTGATTCGGTTGACGCCCTCGACGAGAACTCGCTGCGTCTTCGGGAAGGCCTGGATGACCTTGCCCTTGGCGCCCTTGTCCTTGCCCGAGATGACGATCACGGTGTCACCCTTGTGGACCTTCATGTCAGATCACCTCCGGTGCCAGCGACACGATCTTCATGAACTTCTTCTCGCGCAGCTCGCGGCCGACCGGGCCGAAGATGCGGGTACCGCGGGGGTCGCTCTCACCCTTGAGGATGACGGCGGCGTTCTCGTCGAAGCGGATGTAGCTTCCGTCCGCACGACGGCGCTCCTTGGTGGTGCGCACGATGACGGCCTTGACGACCTCGCCCTTCTTGACGTTGCCGCCCGGGATGGCGTCCTTGACAGTGGCGACGATGACGTCGCCAATGCCGGCGTAGCGCCGCGAGGAACCGCCGAGCACGCGGATGCACAAGATCTCCTTGGCACCGGTGTTGTCGGCGACTCGCAGGCGGGATTCCTGCTGAATCACTCGTTAGTCTCCTTGACCTGGCTTCTTATGTACGGCGGATTTCCGACCCGACGCACACGGTCCGTTGCCACCGAACACACGCCTGCCTGGGGTTTTGGCCAGGCTGTGACACCTGAGCGGTCCGCCCCAGTGGGTTCGTGAGCCGATTCGCGACACAACAGTGCCGCAGGCAACCCCACAAGTGTAGGGGAATGCCCAGGTCCGGGCCAAATCGGTGCCGCCGTCATCGGCCGCGGGTTTCGGATGGCACCGGGCCGGGAAACTTTTTTTTCGCATCGACCCATCTGGGGTGTACCGCCACGCGAAGCACCCATGAGACGAGATCGACCAGATTACAAGCCCGCCCGGCGAGCCACGAGAGCGCGTCGGGAGGGAGCGAAACACGGGGGGCGTGTCAGCACCGGGGGAAATCTCGGCTGCCGATCGTGAGCCGAACGATCACCATGCCTCCCGGCTCCGCAGCTCAGTCCGACAACCGCGGGCCTGACGGCAAGTCCTCGACTCCGGGCCACCCGCCCCGAGTTCGTGGACCGGAGTTCGAATCCCCACGCTCGATCCGGGTTCGACGCTGCCGTGCGGGCGCACTCACAGGGGAGGCACGCGTGACCACAGACGACGCGGTCCGGAACACCGTTGCTACCGACATCGACACCGGCCTGACGATCCCGATGACCGCCGCACAGCGCGGCATCTTCTACGCACAGCAGCTCGAGCCGGACGTGCCGATGACCATCGACGCGTACGTCGAGTTCCGCGGTGACACCTCGGGTCCGCAGGCCGAGAACGGTGACGACCCCCTCGTCGACGTCGATCCGGACATCATGCAGCGGGCGGTCACCCTGACCGAGCGCGAGACCGAGGCCCCCCTGCTCCGCCTGATCCCGACCGACGACGGCGAGCCGATGATGGTGCTCGACCGGTCACAGGGAGTGATACTCGGGCGGCAGGACTTCTCCGATGCCGACGACCCGCGCGCGGCCGCGCTGGCCTGGATCGACCGCAGGCGAAGCGCGAGCTCGGACGTGTTCGAAGACCGCATCCTGGAGACCCATCTGCTGAAAATCGGTCCCGGACACTCGATCTGGTACTGCCACGGCCACCACATCGGCTTCGACGGCTACGCGGCGATGTACATGATGCTGCGCGTCGCCTCGCACTACACCGCGATCGTGAACGGGACCCCGCCCCCGATCGCGGACACCGCGTCGATGGTCGACATCGCCGAGTTCGACCGCGAATACCGCGCGTCGGCGAAGTTCGTCGAGGACCGCGAGCACTGGGCGGCACACCTGGCCGATATGCCCGAGACGACCACTCTCACCAGCCTTTCGGCCTCGGCGGCGCCGCTGTCGGACGTCCGCTCGGCGGTGCTCGACGACACGCTCGTCGCGCGCATCCGCGAACTCGGCCGCACGCACCGGGTCCGGCCCGCCTCGGTCATCACTGCCGCCGTCGCCGCCTACGTCGCGCGCTACACCGACCGCGACGAGGCGATGCTGAGCCTGCCGGTCGCCGCCCGCGATCGCGATGTCCTCCGCACCTCGGCGGGCCTGACGTCGAACGTCATCCCGCTGCGCATCGCGCTCGACGACGACACGGCCACCCTGGCCGATCTGTTGACGTCGGCGAACTCGGAGATCAAGGTCGCCGTCCGCCATCAGAAGTTCCGGCACGAGGACATCACCTCGCAGATCCTCGGCGCGGCCGGTGCCCGACGAGGATTCTTCGGCCCGCTGGTCAACGTCATGCTGTTCTTCCAGCACATCGACTTCGGTCCGCTGAAGGGCGAATTGCACGTGCTGTCCACGGGTCCGATCGAGGACCTGTCGGTGAACGTCTACGACAGCCTCGACGGTGGGATGACCCTCGACCTCGAGGCGAACCCCAACATCTACCCGGCCGACGAGATCACCACCCATCACCGGCGCCTGGTCGACTTCGTCACCGCCTTCGTCGGAGCGCCGGTCGAGACCAGGGTGTCGGACCTGCATGTTCTCACCGACGCCGAACGCACCGAACTCCCCGAGCGCATGACCGGGGAGCGGGTCGACCACGGCGGCACCACCCTCGTCGACCTGCTCGACGACGCGGCCCGGGCCCACCCCGACGAGACCGCGATCACCGACGCGCAGGACGGGCGCTCGCTCACCCATCGCGAGTTCGCCCGCGCGGCAACGCAGATCGCCTCCGCACTCGCCCGTCGCGGGATCGGCCCCGAGAGCGTCGTCGGCGTTCAGCTGCCCCGCAGCACAGACCAGGTCGTGTCGTTGCACGGCGTCGTCCGGGCCGGCGCGGCGTTCCTGCCGATCGACCCGGCCGAGCCGGCCGACCGGCTCGGTCACATCCTCGAGGTGGCCTCGCCCGACCTCGTCATCACCGAATCGGTGCTCGCCGAACTGCGCGCCGACGACGATCCCGACGCGGCCGCGCCGACGCCCCCGGGCCCCGACGCGGCCGCCTACGTGCTGTTCACGTCCGGGTCCACCGGAAAGCCGAAGGGCGTGGTCATCACCCACCGCGCCATCGTCAACCGCCTTGCGTGGATGCAGTCCCGGTATGACCTCGCCACCGACGACCGCGTGCTGCAGAAGACCCCGGCCACCTTCGACGTGTCGGTGTGGGAGTTCTTCTGGCCGTTCACGACCGGCGCCGCGCTCGTAGTGCCGACCGCCGACGGGCACCGTGATCCGTGGTACCTGCGCGATGTGATCGCCGAACATCGGGTCACCACCGTGCATTTCGTCCCGTCGATGCTGGCCGCCTTCACCGCGGCGCTCGACACCGACGACGCGTCGGCGCTGACGAGTCTGCGCCGGATCTTCACCAGCGGTGAGGCACTGACGCCCTCGACGGTCGGCGCCTCGGCGACGCTGACCGCCGCACCGATCCACAACCTCTACGGTCCCACCGAGGCCGCGGTCGACGTCACCCATCACGACCACTGCCGCGCCGATCTCCCGGTCATCCCCATCGGCTCCCCGGTGTGGAACACCAGCGTCCACGTGCTCGATCACCGCCTGCGGCCGCAACCGCCCGGCGCGATCGGCGAGCTCTATCTCGGCGGTGTCCAGCTGGCCCGCGGGTACCGCTCCCGCGCGGACCTGACCTCGTCGCGGTTCGTCGCCTCGCCCGCGGCGCCGGGTGAACGTCTTTATCGCACCGGCGATCTCGTCCGCCTGAACGCCACCGGCGAGCTGGAGTACCTCGGCCGCACCGACTCCCAGGTCAAGATCCGCGGCCAGCGCGTCGAGCTCGGTGAGATCGAATCGACGCTCAGCGGCCTCGACCACGTCACCGCGGCCGGTGTGGTGATCCGCGACGATCTCATCGCCGGTGAGGCCACGATCGTCGGCTACGTCACGGGAACCGGGCTCGCCGACCGTGACCTGCGCGCCGAACTCCGCACCGCGCTTCCCGATCACATGATCCCCACCGCGATCATGGTCCTCGACTCGTTGCCCACCACCGCCAACGGCAAGCTCGACCGGCGCGCCCTCCCCCGACCGGATCTGCGGACCCACCGCGAGTTCGTTCCCGCACGGACGGCTCTCGAGCGGCTCGTCGTGACCACCGTGGCCGACGTGCTGGACCTGCAGGGCGATTCGTCCGACACGTCGGCCGGGGACACCTCGGATGCGGCGACCGCGTCGGTCTCCCTCGGCGACAACTTCTTCGAGATCGGCGGCTCGTCGCTGTCCGCGACGCGGATGGCGTCCCGACTGTCCCGGGCCACCGGCAATCGGATCGGGATCCGCACGATCTTCGATGCCGACGACCTCGCCGGTATCGTCGCGACGCTCACCGATCTCGGCGTCGACTCCGACCATCTGGTCACCGTGGGTGCCGGCCGCGCGGACGACACCGCCGGCCGGACCGCATCCGGGGCCGTCCCGCTGTCGCCTGCCCAGCATCGCCTGTGGCTCGCGACGCGACTGGACCCAGCGTCGTCGGCGACGTACAACATGCCGTTCACCGTCCGCCTCGTCGGCGAACTCGACACCGCCGCCCTCCGGGCCGCCCTCGTCGACGTGATCCGTCGACACGAGCCGTTGCGCAGCGTCGTGGCCGAGATCGACGGCGTCGCGTGCATCTCCTCGACCGACCCGGACGCGGTCGACATCGACCTGCCGGTGCTCGCGACCTCCGACATCGCCGACTGCCCGGATCGCGAGTTCGCCTCGCTCCCCTTCGATCTGGCTGCCGAGATCCCGGTTCGCGCCCGTCTCGTCCGGACCGCCGACGACGATCACCGGCTGACGATGGTCGTCCACCACATCGCGGGCGACGGATGGTCACTGGCACCCCTGGCCGGGGACCTCGCCGCCGCCTACCGCGCTCGGCGCAACGGCGACGAGCCCACCTGGGCCGAGCTGCCGGTCACCTACTCGCAAACCAGCGCCGCGCGGCACGCGTGGCTCGACGAGAGCCCCCATGCCGCAGCAGAACTCGACTTCTGGCGGAACACCCTCGCCGAGACCCCGGGCGAGACCGAACTGCCGCTCGACCGGCCGCGGAGCCGGGATTCCGAGGTCACCGGCCGTTCGGGATCGTCGGTGACGTCGACCATCGACGCGGACACCTACCGCGCGATCCGCACCATCGCCGCGGGCTCCGACGCCACCGTGTTCATGGTCCTGCACGCATCGGTTGCGGCACTGCTGCGTTCGCTCGCACAGTCTTCGGACGTCATCATCGGCACCCCCGTGTCCGGCCGCGGCGACGCCGATGTCGACGACCTCGTGGGCATGTTCGTCAACACGCTCGCGCTGCGTACCGAGGTCGACAAGGACATGCCCTTCGCCGAACTGGTGGCCCGGGTCCGGGACACCGACCTCAATGCGTTCGACAACGCCGACATGCCCTTCGACCGGCTCGTGACGGAACTCAACCCGGCCCGTTCGGGCAACGTCCACCCGTACTTCCAGGTGTCGCTGGCCCTGGAGGACCGCTCCGCGATCCGCCTCGACTTCGCCGGACTCGCGGCGACCGCCTCCCGCGTGGACACCGGCCGCACCACCTTCGACCTGCAGTTCACCTTCACCGAGGTGCGTGACGCAACCGGCGAGCCGACCGGCCTGACCTTCGAGATCGGTTATGCCACGGCACTCTTCGATCGCGACACGGTCGCCGGGCTGGGCTCACGCCTGACCCGCATGCTCGACGCTGCGACCGCCGATCCGACCTCCCCCATCGGCGACCTCCCCGTCCTCGACCTGCACGAACGTCTCGACCTCGTGCCGGCAGTCGGCGAGGGCCGCCGGCCGGTCGAGCACCTGACGCGCTTGCTGACGGCGGCCGCGGACGCCTCACCGCACCGCATCGCGGTCACCGATGGCACCCGGTCGCTGACCTACCGTGAGCTCGACGCGGCGTCCAACCGTCTGGCACGGGCGCTCATCGATGGCGGCGCCGGACCCGAACACCATGTGGCCGTGTCGCTTCCGCGCGGCGTGGAATGGATGACCACGATGTGGGCGATCGCCCGCACCGGAGCGGCCTGGGTCCCGATCGACCCCGCCTACCCGGCGGGCCGCATCGAACACATGCTGACCGACTCGGGAGCGCGGCTGCTCGTCACCGATCGCGCATCCGATCCCCGCGCCGGGGGTGAGGTCACCACCGTCGTGCTCGACGACCCGGACACCCGCACCCGCATCGACGCCGGATCATCGGCGGCCGTGACGGATTCGGACCGCCGAGGCGTCCTCGACGTCGACCAGCCCGCCTACCTGATCTACACATCCGGCACCACCGGCACGCCGAAGGGCGTGGTGGTCAGTCATCGCGGACTCGCCGACTTCGGTGCGCAGCAGGTCACGCAGTACGGGATCACCCCCGGCAGCCGGACCATGCACATGGCTTCGCCGAGCTTCGACGCGTCGGTGCTCGAGATCCTGATGGCGATCTCCGCCGGGTCGACGATGCACATCGTCCCGCCGGGCATCGTCGGCGGCGCCGAACTCGCCGAGCTCATGCGGGACGCGCGGATCACGCACGCGTTCCTCACCCCGTCGGTGCTGACGACCATGTCCCCGGACGACGTGCCCGACCTCGAGGCACTCGTCATCGGTGGCGAACACCCGAACTCCGAGGTGGTGCGCACCTGGTCGTCCGGACCGAAGCTGTTCAACGCCTACGGTCCCACCGAGACCACCGTCGTGGCCGCGGTGTCGGCGGCGATCAGTCCCGAT
Protein-coding sequences here:
- a CDS encoding AIM24 family protein, coding for MDSVLTLTAGENRPLPSSAVTVSVRSASPVNTSAILLTDAGRVRFDADLIFYNQPAGPGVGYRSDGSADIISIDTAALPRDIVTVVVAASLDGTGPASFATAGALTATVTGGGAELTFSPAGLTSEAAVVCLEIYRRNDVWKVRAVGQGYDAGLAGLATAFGIEVDEEEPAPPSPPGHSPRVTDPQPWPPAATPPPAAPSASSPGAQASQSNTPPPRPPVTAQPQGVPMHSDLFAPSHAEVTGQGIQKQGSKMCRVGLAGEVMARSGSMVAYQGNLKFEALGSGGLGRMMRQAMTGEGVPLMKVTGQGDLFLADAASDVHLIDLDGSDGLTINGANVLAFDSSLSYDIARVQGAGAMSNAGMFNCVFTGRGRIAITTDGTPVVLNVDAATYADPQAAVAWSSSLRTSVKSNDSFNLGTLMGRSTGERFTLEFSGRGFVVVQPSELPPGGFVGGTGGGSAAGSGAGGMLGGILGR
- a CDS encoding SRPBCC family protein yields the protein MPEASATVLVQQPVDTVWEYSLIPDHVAALTPGVVRVERVTDGPVSVGTVWRGQMKGLGRAVDWTGEFTRVDAHTATEFTSTESPLEFAISATFAEVRRGVELTYRIRNAGMGGAVGKVADALAIRAYQRSLAANAKKLPRLVEDWAATR
- a CDS encoding type Z 30S ribosomal protein S14; its protein translation is MAKKALVNKANKKPKFAVRAYTRCNKCGRPHSVFRKFGLCRICLRDMAHAGELPGVQKSSW
- the rplE gene encoding 50S ribosomal protein L5, yielding MTSTETVNGGSASSADKIQPRLKTRYREEIKDTLNKEFEYPNVMLIPGVVKVVVNMGVGDAARDAKLINGAVEDLAKITGQKPEIRRARKSIAQFKLREGMPIGARVTLRGDRMWEFLDRLVSIALPRIRDFRGLSDRQFDGNGNYTFGLNEQSMFHEINIDNIDRPRGMDITVVTSATTDDEGRALLRALGFPFKDNNVKDN
- the rplX gene encoding 50S ribosomal protein L24, yielding MKVHKGDTVIVISGKDKGAKGKVIQAFPKTQRVLVEGVNRIKKHTAASANERGASSGGIVTQEASIHVSNVMVVDSDGNPTRVGYRVDEESGKKVRISRKSGKDI
- the rplN gene encoding 50S ribosomal protein L14; the protein is MIQQESRLRVADNTGAKEILCIRVLGGSSRRYAGIGDVIVATVKDAIPGGNVKKGEVVKAVIVRTTKERRRADGSYIRFDENAAVILKGESDPRGTRIFGPVGRELREKKFMKIVSLAPEVI